The Desmonostoc muscorum LEGE 12446 genome includes a region encoding these proteins:
- a CDS encoding MFS transporter codes for MQLQNKFFQTIPRTVWVLGFVSLLTDISSEMINSVLPLFLVSALGANVLTVGIIEGIAEATASVLKIFSGALSDYLGHRKGLAVFGYGLSTFVKPLFAIATSPTGVLIARFGDRLGKGIRVAPRDALVADSTSPEVRGAAYGLRQSLDTIGAFLGPLTAFALMAGSENNFRLVFWLALIPGFLAVGLLTVGVSEPGASETQGKRSNPLQWEALGSLGQKYWVLVAVALLFNLGNSSNAFLLLRAEQIGISASLIPLTLMVMNMAYSFSAYPIGILSDRLGRFGLLVGGFILYAFVYLGFAFVQAPWQVWGLFALYGLHLGMSKGLLLALVANSIPANLRGTAFGFLNLAVGIALLPASFLAGGLWETLGAEATFISGSLFAIAAVLLLVSQRNKYTT; via the coding sequence ATGCAACTACAAAATAAATTTTTTCAGACAATTCCTCGTACTGTTTGGGTATTGGGGTTTGTCAGTCTGCTGACAGATATTAGCTCCGAGATGATTAATTCTGTGTTGCCGTTATTTCTCGTGTCAGCTTTAGGCGCGAATGTGTTGACTGTCGGCATTATTGAAGGGATTGCGGAAGCAACAGCTTCAGTTTTGAAAATTTTTTCGGGAGCCTTGAGTGATTACCTGGGACATCGCAAGGGTTTAGCGGTGTTTGGGTATGGGTTATCTACCTTTGTTAAACCTCTATTTGCGATAGCTACCAGTCCAACTGGGGTGTTAATAGCTCGATTTGGCGATCGCCTTGGCAAAGGTATCCGAGTCGCACCTCGTGATGCTTTAGTTGCTGATTCTACTAGCCCAGAGGTACGTGGTGCAGCCTACGGATTACGTCAATCTCTCGATACCATCGGCGCATTTTTGGGGCCTTTGACAGCATTTGCCCTGATGGCTGGTTCGGAAAACAACTTCCGCCTGGTTTTTTGGCTAGCACTCATCCCCGGTTTCTTGGCAGTAGGTTTATTAACAGTAGGAGTAAGCGAGCCGGGAGCAAGTGAAACTCAAGGGAAACGCAGCAATCCTCTGCAATGGGAAGCTTTAGGCAGTTTAGGTCAAAAATATTGGGTACTGGTAGCAGTGGCGCTGCTATTCAATTTAGGCAACTCCAGCAATGCTTTTTTGTTGCTGCGAGCCGAGCAAATAGGCATTTCTGCCTCACTGATACCATTGACATTAATGGTGATGAATATGGCTTATTCGTTCAGCGCTTACCCAATAGGAATACTTTCCGATCGCTTGGGTAGATTTGGGCTATTGGTAGGCGGATTTATTCTATACGCTTTCGTATATCTGGGCTTCGCTTTCGTACAAGCACCTTGGCAAGTCTGGGGATTGTTTGCCCTTTATGGTTTGCATCTGGGCATGAGTAAAGGATTGCTGTTGGCGCTAGTAGCAAATAGTATACCTGCAAATCTGCGTGGTACTGCTTTTGGATTTCTGAATTTGGCTGTGGGAATAGCGCTTTTACCTGCTAGTTTCCTAGCTGGTGGTTTGTGGGAAACACTAGGAGCAGAGGCAACATTTATTAGTGGAAGTTTATTTGCGATCGCAGCTGTATTATTGTTAGTTTCTCAAAGAAACAAATACACGACTTAG
- a CDS encoding cation:proton antiporter, with amino-acid sequence MLASVLWILMMGFFVGQLARRLGAPPLIGMILVGIILGPQIRNVISEDVLGAADELRTLAVMIILMKAGLGLDREKLAQQGTVALRLGFLPATTEAIAIAFAAMVIFKFNFPTGLLLGCVIGAESPAVIVPGMLRLKSLGWGVTKGIPDAILTGSALSDVLLLLVFSLLLSFLSDGGVEQITLPGGFTFTALQLLPFQIIMQIFLGVLLGYLAARLLVLLLTKQNWTQNAVQDTVIAANLALFLVIVAHALPYFSGYLAAMAMGFFLIELDAPLARRLRGGFDSLWIVAEIFLFVLLGANIQLQVLEKILLPGILILAIGLLIGRMLGWYLSTLGSNWNWRERLFLLPGNSAKATVQAAIGAIPLSQGIGGGEIILAIAALSILITAPLGAWATMTFAPKLLTKGEVDPTKVTVATRTLLLAAVDTSSLAAEVLTKVADLARRSNGEAIVLHVINTSNQQDIEQIKQQAKQLLSDIRYEFLTVTGAIPEEIIRIANEFSVTAIVMGKRGHQPWEQVLIGSVSQAVLEASPIPVILLENQQNAILDFRF; translated from the coding sequence ATGCTAGCCAGTGTATTGTGGATTTTAATGATGGGCTTTTTTGTCGGACAACTTGCCCGTCGTTTAGGCGCTCCGCCTTTAATTGGCATGATTTTAGTGGGGATTATTCTTGGCCCCCAAATTCGGAATGTCATCAGTGAAGATGTGTTGGGTGCTGCTGATGAGTTAAGAACTTTGGCAGTAATGATTATTTTAATGAAAGCCGGACTCGGTTTAGATCGAGAAAAGCTTGCTCAACAGGGAACTGTGGCGCTGCGCTTGGGATTTTTACCAGCAACAACAGAAGCGATCGCGATCGCTTTTGCTGCTATGGTAATTTTTAAATTTAACTTTCCCACTGGTTTACTTTTGGGCTGTGTAATAGGCGCTGAATCTCCAGCTGTAATTGTCCCAGGAATGTTGAGGCTGAAAAGTTTAGGCTGGGGCGTTACCAAAGGAATTCCTGATGCAATTTTAACTGGTAGTGCCTTATCAGATGTACTGCTATTACTAGTTTTTAGTTTACTGCTGAGTTTTTTGAGTGACGGAGGTGTTGAGCAGATTACCCTACCTGGGGGATTTACTTTTACTGCTCTACAACTACTGCCATTTCAAATTATCATGCAAATATTTTTGGGAGTATTGTTGGGCTACTTAGCCGCTCGTTTACTAGTTTTATTATTAACCAAACAAAACTGGACTCAAAACGCCGTTCAAGATACTGTAATTGCTGCTAATTTAGCCTTATTTTTAGTAATTGTAGCTCACGCTTTGCCTTACTTTTCTGGTTATTTGGCAGCAATGGCTATGGGCTTTTTCTTAATTGAATTAGATGCTCCCCTAGCGCGAAGATTGCGCGGCGGATTCGATAGTTTATGGATAGTAGCTGAGATTTTTTTATTTGTGTTATTAGGAGCAAATATTCAACTGCAAGTATTAGAGAAGATTCTGTTACCGGGCATTTTAATTTTAGCAATTGGTTTACTGATTGGTCGGATGCTGGGCTGGTATCTGTCAACTTTGGGTAGTAATTGGAATTGGCGAGAAAGATTATTTTTGCTCCCAGGAAACTCAGCCAAAGCGACAGTACAAGCTGCCATTGGGGCAATACCCCTCTCCCAAGGAATTGGGGGAGGAGAGATAATTTTAGCGATCGCAGCTCTTTCAATTTTAATCACTGCACCTTTAGGCGCTTGGGCAACTATGACTTTTGCTCCTAAATTGCTAACAAAAGGTGAAGTTGATCCGACCAAAGTCACAGTTGCTACTCGTACTTTGTTATTGGCAGCTGTAGATACATCGAGTTTAGCCGCAGAAGTTTTAACAAAAGTAGCAGATTTAGCACGCCGTAGTAATGGCGAAGCAATTGTTTTGCATGTAATTAATACTTCAAATCAACAAGATATCGAACAAATAAAACAACAAGCCAAACAGTTATTATCTGATATTAGATATGAATTTTTAACTGTTACAGGCGCGATACCAGAAGAGATTATTCGCATTGCCAATGAGTTTTCTGTCACAGCGATCGTCATGGGAAAACGCGGACATCAACCTTGGGAACAAGTGTTAATTGGCTCAGTCTCACAAGCTGTTTTAGAAGCCAGTCCAATACCTGTAATTTTACTAGAAAATCAGCAGAATGCGATTTTAGATTTTAGATTTTAG
- a CDS encoding voltage-gated chloride channel family protein — MKHLRQFEPFIALPHLIKWLPISFVVGIFAGTASAILLASLEWATDWRESHRWIIALLPLGGFLSGLIYHQFGRTVEAGNNLLLEEIHNPKQIIPGRMAPLVLLGTDLTHFFGGSAGREGTALQMGASLADQLTKIFHFKGANRRILLTAGISGGFASVFGTPLAGTVFGLEVLAIGKIHYDALFASLIAAIVGNQVTLLFGLHHTAYRHAASIPKLTIWGLISAIIAGVIFGIVARFFAQVTHKISHFFKAKISYPPIRPLIGGALIAIIVGLSGTTKYIGLGIPTIVDAFYNQLPPWDFAAKLGLTALTLGAGFKGGEVTPLFFIGATLGNALSLILGLPAPLLAGMGFVGVFAGAANTPLASTLMGIELFGLESGVFIAIGCVVSYLFSGHSGIYSAQRIGLSKYSAVYLEEGMTLANYRQPKIDLPDDSKQRESNSQE; from the coding sequence ATGAAACATCTTCGTCAGTTTGAACCGTTTATTGCACTACCACACCTAATTAAATGGCTACCCATTTCCTTTGTAGTTGGCATTTTTGCAGGAACTGCATCAGCGATTCTTTTAGCATCATTGGAATGGGCAACTGATTGGCGAGAATCACATCGATGGATTATCGCTTTGCTTCCCCTTGGTGGATTTTTGAGTGGCTTAATTTATCATCAATTTGGTCGGACTGTAGAAGCTGGAAATAATCTTTTGCTGGAAGAAATCCATAATCCTAAACAGATTATTCCCGGACGTATGGCTCCTCTTGTTTTATTAGGAACAGACCTCACTCACTTCTTTGGTGGTTCAGCCGGTCGGGAAGGTACAGCATTACAAATGGGTGCTTCTTTGGCAGACCAGTTAACTAAAATCTTCCATTTTAAAGGAGCCAATCGGCGAATTTTATTAACAGCAGGTATCAGTGGGGGATTCGCTTCAGTTTTCGGTACTCCCCTAGCTGGAACTGTATTTGGTCTAGAAGTTTTAGCCATTGGAAAAATTCATTACGACGCTCTTTTTGCTTCTTTAATTGCCGCGATCGTTGGCAATCAAGTAACTTTACTATTTGGTTTACATCATACAGCATACCGACACGCTGCATCCATACCGAAGTTAACAATTTGGGGATTAATTTCTGCGATTATTGCAGGTGTAATCTTTGGAATAGTTGCAAGATTTTTTGCTCAAGTAACTCACAAAATTAGTCACTTTTTTAAAGCCAAAATATCCTATCCTCCAATACGTCCTTTAATCGGCGGTGCCCTGATAGCAATAATTGTTGGATTAAGTGGTACAACTAAGTACATTGGGCTTGGTATCCCAACTATCGTTGATGCTTTCTACAATCAGCTACCACCTTGGGATTTTGCAGCCAAATTGGGGTTAACTGCTTTAACTTTAGGTGCAGGTTTTAAAGGAGGAGAGGTGACACCTTTATTTTTTATTGGTGCAACATTAGGTAATGCTTTGTCGTTGATTTTGGGATTACCTGCACCATTATTAGCAGGAATGGGATTTGTGGGTGTGTTTGCAGGTGCTGCAAATACACCTTTAGCATCAACTCTCATGGGAATTGAATTATTTGGTTTAGAATCAGGGGTATTTATTGCTATTGGTTGTGTAGTAAGTTACTTATTTTCAGGTCATTCCGGAATTTATTCGGCACAGCGTATCGGGTTGAGTAAATACTCTGCTGTATATTTAGAAGAAGGGATGACTTTGGCTAATTATAGGCAACCAAAAATTGATTTACCTGATGATAGTAAACAACGAGAAAGTAATTCTCAGGAATAA